The Erigeron canadensis isolate Cc75 chromosome 4, C_canadensis_v1, whole genome shotgun sequence genome window below encodes:
- the LOC122597656 gene encoding chitinase CLP-like has protein sequence MQLFLQLTALFLALISHQHEALAQTKLTYTSFLFPVTKHTDTPKPLYSIELMTTFVNMQFSHANFLIDIEAPLTWHDCILEWNRIPESSCPTNKLCTSPISSEEHECSEIRSSYSYQNPSCPPLTNSSTLPGWGFHTCPVNVMNPVDGNCTQPELNGDSFAANASDGRNPFLVYHDINIYAACAPSSTFESFPAQVSGVMAFSSSPYALPAYYHQSSLKTSLALCLPSTPSDHGVLFFGSGPYYLLPHSDVDLRSLLSYTPLLKHSDSFSYYIGVNAISIKRRSIDIPGSTTTKLSTTEPYTTLRSDIYNPVIRRFSVVTKRMPRAEPVAPFSLCLRTITNGTRNDFNVPDIDFNFPNGKNWTISTANSMKQVTEDVACFAFVDGGLASDHAIVIGAFQMENNFLVFDLENSTLGFSSSLLTKDTSCANFNFTTGSFLN, from the coding sequence ATGCAGCTTTTTTTGCAATTAACTGCTCTGTTTCTTGCACTCATTTCTCATCAACATGAAGCCTTGGCACAAACTAAACTAACTtacacttcttttctttttcctgtAACTAAACATACCGATACTCCTAAACCTCTCTATAGCATTGAACTCATGACAACGTTCGTGAACATGCAATTCTCGCATGCAAATTTCCTTATAGACATAGAAGCTCCTTTGACTTGGCACGATTGCATCCTGGAATGGAACAGGATTCCAGAATCCAGTTGTCCAACTAACAAGCTTTGCACCTCTCCAATTTCTAGTGAAGAACACGAATGCTCAGAAATTCGAAGTTCCTACTCTTATCAAAATCCTTCCTGCCCGCCATTGACCAATAGTTCTACTTTACCAGGTTGGGGATTTCATACATGCCCAGTCAATGTTATGAACCCGGTTGATGGAAATTGCACTCAACCTGAGCTCAATGGTGACTCTTTCGCAGCAAATGCAAGTGATGGTAGAAATCCGTTTCTTGTTTACCATGATATTAATATTTACGCTGCGTGTGCACCTTCTTCTACGTTTGAATCATTTCCTGCACAAGTGTCTGGCGTCATGGCGTTTTCTTCTTCCCCTTATGCACTACCAGCTTATTACCACCAATCATCACTTAAAACAAGCTTAGCTCTATGTTTACCAAGCACACCGTCTGATCATGGGGTTTTATTCTTTGGATCGGGTCCTTATTACCTTCTTCCTCACTCGGATGTAGACTTAAGGAGTTTACTTTCCTATACTCCATTACTAAAGCATTCAGATTCTTTTAGTTACTATATCGGTGTGAATGCCATTTCTATCAAACGTCGGTCTATTGATATCCCAGGGAGCACAACTACAAAACTTAGTACAACCGAGCCTTACACCACACTTAGAAGCGACATTTATAATCCAGTGATTCGAAGGTTTTCAGTGGTTACAAAACGTATGCCTCGTGCAGAGCCAGTTGCACCGTTTAGCCTTTGTCTAAGGACCATCACCAATGGAACCCGAAATGATTTCAATGTCCCTGACATTGATTTTAATTTCCCTAATGGGAAGAATTGGACTATATCAACAGCCAACTCCATGAAACAAGTTACAGAAGACGTGGCATGTTTCGCGTTTGTTGATGGTGGGTTGGCAAGTGATCATGCAATCGTGATCGGGGCATTTCAGATGGAGAATAACTTCCTAGTGTTTGATTTAGAAAATTCAACTTTGGGTTTCAGTTCTTCTTTACTAACAAAGGATACTTCCTGTGCAAACTTTAACTTTACCACCGGtagttttcttaattaa
- the LOC122597655 gene encoding chitinase CLP-like — protein sequence MLHLQQVIIAIVFLAAFISHVHEAIAQFQPRYSSFFAPIHKHTDAAVPLYSVQIMTDKRNSPFKPTNFFIDVDAPLTWHDCIVKPDIYQGTCPDNVLCTLAVACDEDLCPELRNSYSSKHPYCQRIRNTTIPPDGTCPCPIDEFIRIPGGYCPCTNNVNNPLDWPCHAAFLNYDNFFVNTTNGRNPIPDGLDYASTNAACAPSSSFQYFPADVTGVVALSSSPYSFVSSLDMAWLNKTFSLCLPSTSAAPGIFFYGNGPYYLRPHSDVDVRSFLSYTPLLKHPASFGYFIGVSSIEIKKRSIDIPANATTKFSTFEPYTTLRTDIYNYVIRRFSLVTKQIPPTNPVSPFGLCFNTSTNGTKVGLKVPDINFNLQGGKKWSISTANSMKQITEEVACLAFVDGGATSEHAIVIGTFQFEDNFLLFDLQNSNLGFSSSLLRKQTSCSNFNFTMAW from the coding sequence ATGCTTCACCTTCAACAAGTAATAATAGCTATAGTCTTCCTAGCAGCCTTCATCTCCCATGTACATGAAGCTATAGCACAATTTCAACCACGTTACAGCTCCTTTTTTGCTCCAATTCACAAACATACGGATGCTGCTGTACCTCTCTATAGTGTCCAGATCATGACAGATAAAAGAAACTCACCATTTAAACCCACAAACTTCTTTATAGACGTCGACGCTCCTTTAACATGGCATGATTGCATAGTGAAACCGGACATATATCAAGGCACTTGTCCTGATAACGTGCTTTGCACCCTCGCCGTCGCTTGCGATGAAGATCTCTGTCCAGAACTGCGGAATTCCTACTCTTCTAAACATCCTTACTGCCAACGCATAAGAAACACTACCATACCACCTGACGGGACTTGCCCATGCCCCATCGATGAATTTATCCGAATACCTGGCGGGTATTGCCCATGTACTAACAATGTAAATAACCCGTTAGACTGGCCATGTCATGCAGCCTTTCTTAACTATGATAACTTTTTTGTGAACACTACTAATGGAAGGAACCCTATTCCAGATGGTCTTGATTATGCCTCCACAAACGCTGCATGTGCTCCTTCTTCGTCATTCCAATACTTCCCTGCTGATGTTACGGGGGTCGTGGCACTTTCGTCATCACCTTATTCGTTTGTGTCTTCTCTAGATATGGCGTGGCTTAATAAAACATTTTCCTTATGTTTACCTAGCACATCTGCTGCTCCTGGGATCTTTTTCTATGGAAATGGTCCTTATTATCTTCGTCCCCACTCAGATGTTGATGTAAGGAGTTTCCTTTCTTATACACCATTACTAAAGCATCCCGCTTCTTTTGGGTACTTTATCGGTGTCAGTTCCATTGAAATTAAAAAGAGGTCTATCGACATTCCAGCAAATGCCACTACCAAGTTTAGCACATTTGAGCCTTACACAACTCTTAGAACAGACATTTATAACTATGTTATTCGGAGGTTTTCATTGGTTACAAAGCAGATCCCTCCTACAAACCCGGTATCCCCATTTGGCCTTTGTTTTAACACCTCCACCAATGGTACCAAAGTTGGATTAAAAGTTCCAGATATTAATTTCAATCTTCAAGGTGGGAAGAAATGGAGTATATCCACCGCTAACTCCATGAAACAAATAACAGAAGAAGTGGCATGTCTGGCATTTGTTGATGGTGGCGCTACAAGTGAACATGCAATTGTTATCGGAACATTTCAGTTTGAGGATAACTTTCTTTTATTCGATTTACAGAACTCAAATCTTGGGTTTAGTTCTTCATTATTACGTAAGCAGACTTCTTGTTCAAATTTCAACTTTACCATGGCCTGGTAG